The DNA window CTAGGAGCACCGCCTCAGGAGAGACGTGAATCAAGTCGCCTATGAGCTCGACGTAGGCGTCGCTGAGAAGCGCGGCGCCCACGGCCCCCGGCTCCCTGTGGTGGAAGGGCCTCATGGCGTCAAAGAGGTGCGTGAACTTGGTGGCCCCGGCCCTGAGGGCCTCCATGGCCTGAGAGAATGTGGCATCAGTGTGACCCAGCTGTACGGTGACCCCACTTGACGACAACAGCCTTACGGCGTCCATGGCTCCTGGCAGCTCAGGCGCTATAGTAACCTCCCTTATCACGTCCCCGCATGCGGCCAACAGCCCCCTGAGCTCCTCAAGCTTTGGAGTCCTAAGGTTTTCCGCGAGGTGGGCGCCGCGCCTTAGAGGGCTTATGTAAGGCCCCTCAAGGTGAATCCCCAGGGCCCTCGCCGTACCCCTTGACCTGGACTTCATGAAGCTGGCCAGGGCCCTGCAGGCCCTCTTTATGTCCTCAGGCGGAAGGCTCACGGTGGTCGGCACAAAGGACGTTACGCCCCTGCACGCGAGAAACCTGGCCATCCCCTCTAGGTCCCTTGAGGTCAGGCTCATAACGTCGTAGCCGCCGGCGCCATGTATATGTACGTCCACAAGGCCTGGGGACACCAGGCGGCCCCTTACATTAATGTCGTCAGGTCCCTGCTCCGTTGGCTCAGGGCCAACATCAATTATCACGCCGTCGACTATCCTCACAAAGCCATCAGGTATCACCTCGCGCGGAGCTATTACTACTGCGTGCCTCAGGGTTAAGCTGCCCATGGATGAGGCCTCCTTATGGTTTCCACGGGCTATAAATACCCTTTATAGTTTCCACGGGCTATAATATTTGGTGGAAGCTTGGGAGGAATATTTGCATTCGCCTGCAGGTCCCAGAGGGACGGCTCAGCGATATTTGAGGGGCTGAGGAGGTTAACCTACAGGGGCTATGATAGCGTCGGTGTTGCGTTTCTTGATGGTAAGATTGAAGTTAAGAAAGCTATGGGCTCCGCTGACAGGAACCCTGGGCTCTTCTCGTTCACCTCACGCGTGGCCGTGGGCCATACAAGGTATGCCACCAGGGGATGGCCAACACTTGAGAACGCCCACCCGATACTTGACTGCACGGGCAGCGTGGCCGTAGTGATGGACGGGGTCATAGATAACTATGAGCAGCTCCGTTCCTCCTTGATCTCCAGGGGGCACAAGCTCGTCACCACCACTGACACAGAGGTCATATCCCACCTACTTGAGGAGGGCAAGGGGCCCAGAGATCTCCTGGCCACGCTTCGCGGCACGTTCTCGGCAGCCTATGTGAGGTCAGGTGACGAGAGGGTTTGGTTCATACAGGACGGCCAGCCCCTGGTGATAGGCAAGGGACAGGAGTGCCTATACCTGGCCAGCGACCTTCCCAGCCTCTACGGCTTCGCCGACGAGGCTGTAATAGTGCCTGAGGGCTCCTACGGCTACATCTCGGCCTCAGGTGAGTTCTCCATCTTCAGCGCGGAGGGAAGCCCATTACAGCAGCTCACCTCCAAGAGGGTTAAGTACGAGCCAGGATCCCTTGACAGGGCCGGCTACCCGCACTACATGCTTAAGGAGATCTATGAGATACCTGAGGCCCTCGAGAGGACCACGCACTCGCTGATGGATAAGTACCTAAGGCTCTCAGGCATGATACTTTACGGCGCCAGGAGAACCTTCATAATAGGCAACGGCACCAGCCTTCACGCAGGCATGGTGTCGGCCTACTACTTCTCGTCGCTCGGGGGCATGAGTATAGAGGTTGTCAGCGCCGCGGAGTTCCCCTACTACGCCCTTGACAACGTCGGCACGGGCACGGTTGTGCTGGCCGTCAGCCAGAGCGGCGAGACCAGCGACGTCATAAGGAGCATTAAGATGGCTAAGCAGAGGGGGGCCGTAATAGTTGGAGTTACTAACGTTTTGGGCTCAAGGCTTGCGCTAGAGTCCAACGTCTACCTTCCAATAGGCGCCGGACCGGAGCTCGCGGTGCCGGCCACCAAGACATTCACGTCAACACTAGCAGCCCTTATGCTTCTGGCAGCACATGTCGGTCTCACCGCAGGCAAGCTTTCTCAGGCAGAGCTTAACGAGCTTTACGACGACATAAGGTCCTTCTCCAAGTCCCTCGCCGAGAGCCTGCCAACGGTGGACGCGGCCGCATCAAAAATAGCAGGGGAGCTCAGGGACTCCAGGGACGCCTATGTTGTGAGCAGCGGCATAACTTACCCTGTGGCCCTGGAGGGGGCGCTTAAGCTCAAGGAGGCAGCCATGCTTCACGCCGAAGGGGTTCAGCTCGGTGAGCTCAGGCATGGCCCTATGGTACTGACAAGGGACAACTACCCAATAATAGTAATTAAGCCCAGGGAGGAGGCGGCTGAGGAGCTCTACTCAAGGGTCATGTCAGAGCTGAGGGCTAGAGAGGCCAAGGTAATAGAAGTCTCGGACTCACCGCAGGCGTCACTGCAAGCTACCCGCGCAACTAGGCCAGAGCTTTACCCAATAGCCGCAGTCGTGCCGCTTCAGCTCCTCGCGTACAGGGTGGGCTTTGAGAGGGGACTGCCGATAGACTTGCCGCCCGGCTTAGCCAAGGCCATAACCACGTGAACAGCCAGCTGTACACATCTTATTGTCAATCTATGGCCGGGTGCAGGTTCCCGTCGCCTATGTGGCCGCCTAGCGACGACGTTATGCCGTACTTTGAGTCAAGCGACCTCAGGGCCCTTATTGCATCAGGCACCCTGGAGGGCGGCACCACTATGTCCTCGATGAAGAGCTGGAAGGCGCGTTCAATGGCTTTCCCGCGCGCCATGGTCATTAGGGCGTTTTAACTACGCCTTTGTCCTGCCAAAGCTACGGCATATATAATATAAATATACGTGCGTGTATACATGTCAGGCTTTTTAGCTCAAGTCTGTGGTTCAGAGGTGTGACTAAGATGGGTTCAAGGTCTTTGAGCTCGGCGACCTTAGCGGCCATAGTTATAGTTATAGTGGTTGTCGCTGCTGTCGGGGGTTACTTGGCATTCGTGTCGACGAGACGCCACGTGACTACGACCACGCCTACCGTGACCACACCTATCACAACCACGTCATCTAACACAACGACAACCTCGATCACTACCATAAACTTCTACACGTG is part of the Acidilobus sp. 7A genome and encodes:
- a CDS encoding FAD-linked oxidase C-terminal domain-containing protein, with the translated sequence MARGKAIERAFQLFIEDIVVPPSRVPDAIRALRSLDSKYGITSSLGGHIGDGNLHPAID
- the glmS gene encoding glutamine--fructose-6-phosphate transaminase (isomerizing), with amino-acid sequence MGGIFAFACRSQRDGSAIFEGLRRLTYRGYDSVGVAFLDGKIEVKKAMGSADRNPGLFSFTSRVAVGHTRYATRGWPTLENAHPILDCTGSVAVVMDGVIDNYEQLRSSLISRGHKLVTTTDTEVISHLLEEGKGPRDLLATLRGTFSAAYVRSGDERVWFIQDGQPLVIGKGQECLYLASDLPSLYGFADEAVIVPEGSYGYISASGEFSIFSAEGSPLQQLTSKRVKYEPGSLDRAGYPHYMLKEIYEIPEALERTTHSLMDKYLRLSGMILYGARRTFIIGNGTSLHAGMVSAYYFSSLGGMSIEVVSAAEFPYYALDNVGTGTVVLAVSQSGETSDVIRSIKMAKQRGAVIVGVTNVLGSRLALESNVYLPIGAGPELAVPATKTFTSTLAALMLLAAHVGLTAGKLSQAELNELYDDIRSFSKSLAESLPTVDAAASKIAGELRDSRDAYVVSSGITYPVALEGALKLKEAAMLHAEGVQLGELRHGPMVLTRDNYPIIVIKPREEAAEELYSRVMSELRAREAKVIEVSDSPQASLQATRATRPELYPIAAVVPLQLLAYRVGFERGLPIDLPPGLAKAITT
- the nagA gene encoding N-acetylglucosamine-6-phosphate deacetylase; this translates as MGSLTLRHAVVIAPREVIPDGFVRIVDGVIIDVGPEPTEQGPDDINVRGRLVSPGLVDVHIHGAGGYDVMSLTSRDLEGMARFLACRGVTSFVPTTVSLPPEDIKRACRALASFMKSRSRGTARALGIHLEGPYISPLRRGAHLAENLRTPKLEELRGLLAACGDVIREVTIAPELPGAMDAVRLLSSSGVTVQLGHTDATFSQAMEALRAGATKFTHLFDAMRPFHHREPGAVGAALLSDAYVELIGDLIHVSPEAVLLAYRVIGPRRLVLVSDATPAAGLPEGEYSFWGIDVVSKGGAVWIRGSGTLAGSASTLEIGMANLYRVGINLSDAVGAATQNPAISIGAHVRERVGELRANMRGDVIVLDKELKVVASIVDGEVTCGSL